The proteins below come from a single Allorhodopirellula heiligendammensis genomic window:
- a CDS encoding DUF1257 domain-containing protein, producing MSHIVEIKTEVRDEVAIGSACRRLKMDPPTRGTVKLFSSEATGVIVNLPGWRYPTVFDTQSGQARYDNFGGHWGKQVQLDRFLQAYAVEKAKREAHLKGHTVTEVSLADGSIKVTVTVGGAA from the coding sequence ATGAGCCACATTGTGGAAATCAAAACGGAAGTTCGAGATGAGGTCGCAATCGGTTCCGCTTGCCGACGTCTCAAGATGGATCCGCCCACGCGGGGCACGGTCAAGCTGTTTAGCAGCGAGGCAACCGGCGTGATCGTCAACCTTCCCGGCTGGCGATACCCGACTGTGTTCGACACGCAGTCGGGTCAAGCCCGTTACGACAACTTCGGCGGCCACTGGGGCAAGCAGGTTCAACTCGATCGCTTCTTGCAAGCCTACGCCGTCGAGAAGGCAAAACGGGAAGCTCACCTGAAGGGCCATACGGTCACGGAGGTGTCACTCGCTGACGGCTCCATCAAGGTAACCGTCACGGTGGGAGGTGCCGCATGA
- a CDS encoding ATP-binding protein, whose amino-acid sequence MPSATAILDRFLHHSDVMQITGRSYRMGNQPKSSNSTKAPTGSATEEA is encoded by the coding sequence GTGCCCAGCGCGACAGCGATCCTGGACCGCTTCCTGCACCACAGCGACGTGATGCAAATCACCGGTCGGAGCTACCGGATGGGAAATCAGCCAAAAAGTTCAAACAGTACCAAAGCGCCAACCGGGTCGGCGACCGAAGAAGCTTAA
- a CDS encoding DUF2997 domain-containing protein, producing MMPTIEIVVSPTGQTQVQTKGFTGSQCRQASQFMETALGQRTSEQLTAEFHQQANQQQSNQQHH from the coding sequence ATGATGCCAACCATCGAAATCGTCGTCTCGCCCACGGGCCAAACGCAGGTTCAGACCAAGGGTTTTACAGGCAGCCAATGCCGTCAGGCCAGTCAGTTCATGGAAACGGCACTTGGTCAACGCACCAGCGAGCAGCTGACCGCTGAGTTTCACCAGCAGGCCAATCAGCAGCAATCCAATCAACAACACCACTAG
- a CDS encoding AAA family ATPase, with the protein MKLSTRLTEYVRACFTGIWIESHEHQDALTEIAQLCRDQQWQLATWDIESGLNVPDQPQHDTIGNDPLTAIRSINALASPDGTAILVLQNFHRFLQSAEVVQALARQIVAGKQNRTIVVVLSPVVQIPTELEKMFVVMEHDLPNRQELDEIARGIATEEGELPKDSELQTVIDAAAGLTRMEAENAFSLSLVRQERITADAVWEMKTQTLKKSGLLSLYRGGEDFSSLGGLSALKAFCKRAMLQSHRGNSRNRPRGVLLLSPPGCGKSQFCKALGKEVGRPVLNIDVGSLMGSLVGQSEERTRQALKIIDVMAPCVAMIDEVEKAFAGMNGSGDSGVASRMFGTFLSWLNDHESDVFVVCTANDVSKLPPEFSRSERFDGVFFLDLPSREEKDAIWKLYRDLYEIDSAQSAPDDTNWTGAEIKSCCRLAALLDLPLNQAAQNVVPVAVTAAESVSQLRSWASGRCLSASRSGIYQQTNGSPKARRRVNREPSNN; encoded by the coding sequence TTGAAACTAAGCACTCGCCTCACGGAGTACGTGAGAGCATGTTTTACGGGCATCTGGATCGAGTCCCACGAGCACCAGGATGCCCTCACCGAAATCGCTCAGCTCTGCCGCGATCAACAATGGCAGCTGGCTACCTGGGACATCGAGTCCGGCTTGAACGTTCCCGATCAACCGCAACACGACACGATCGGCAACGATCCGTTGACCGCGATCCGGTCGATCAACGCTCTCGCCTCGCCTGATGGCACCGCGATTCTCGTACTGCAGAACTTTCATCGGTTCTTGCAGTCCGCTGAAGTCGTCCAGGCACTGGCACGCCAGATCGTGGCTGGCAAACAGAACCGGACGATCGTGGTCGTACTTTCACCGGTGGTGCAGATCCCGACGGAACTCGAAAAGATGTTCGTGGTGATGGAGCATGACCTGCCCAACCGCCAGGAACTCGATGAGATTGCTCGGGGAATCGCCACCGAAGAGGGAGAATTGCCGAAAGACTCCGAACTTCAAACGGTGATCGACGCAGCGGCTGGTTTGACTCGTATGGAAGCGGAAAACGCCTTCAGTCTCTCATTGGTTCGTCAGGAACGGATCACGGCCGATGCGGTTTGGGAAATGAAGACCCAAACGCTAAAGAAAAGCGGATTGCTTTCGCTATACCGCGGCGGCGAGGATTTCAGCAGCCTTGGCGGCCTGTCGGCACTCAAGGCGTTCTGTAAACGGGCCATGCTGCAGTCGCACAGAGGCAACTCACGCAATCGACCGCGGGGCGTGCTATTGCTGTCACCACCGGGCTGCGGCAAGTCTCAGTTCTGCAAGGCCCTCGGCAAGGAGGTCGGTCGCCCGGTGTTGAATATCGATGTCGGCAGCCTGATGGGTTCACTCGTCGGGCAGTCGGAGGAACGCACTCGCCAGGCACTGAAAATCATCGATGTGATGGCTCCGTGTGTGGCGATGATCGATGAAGTCGAAAAGGCATTCGCGGGAATGAACGGCAGTGGAGACTCAGGCGTGGCATCACGGATGTTCGGCACGTTCCTATCGTGGCTCAATGATCACGAGTCGGATGTGTTCGTGGTCTGTACAGCGAACGACGTCTCGAAGCTGCCACCTGAGTTCAGCCGCAGCGAACGTTTCGACGGTGTGTTCTTTCTCGATCTGCCCAGTCGTGAGGAGAAGGATGCGATTTGGAAGCTTTATCGAGATCTCTATGAAATCGACTCCGCACAGAGTGCTCCCGATGACACCAACTGGACTGGCGCGGAAATCAAGTCGTGCTGTCGTCTGGCAGCGTTGCTTGATCTGCCTCTGAATCAGGCGGCACAGAACGTGGTGCCGGTGGCTGTGACCGCTGCTGAGTCCGTGAGCCAGTTGCGTTCCTGGGCCAGCGGTCGATGTCTGTCGGCCAGTCGCTCCGGCATCTATCAGCAGACCAACGGTTCGCCGAAAGCTCGTCGCCGAGTCAATCGAGAACCGTCGAACAACTGA